One region of Astyanax mexicanus isolate ESR-SI-001 chromosome 15, AstMex3_surface, whole genome shotgun sequence genomic DNA includes:
- the usp22 gene encoding ubiquitin carboxyl-terminal hydrolase 22 isoform X1, which yields MSPAGCSHVNGFKVDNWKQNLRVIYQCFVWSGSAETRKRKAKSCMCHMCGAHLNRLHSCLHCVFFGCFTKKHIHEHAKTKRHNLAIDLLYGGIYCFVCQDYIYDKDMEQIAKEEQRKAWKLQGIGEKYSTWEPTKRELELLRHNPKRRKITANCTIGLRGLINLGNTCFMNCIVQALTHTPLLRDFFLSDRHKCEMQANSCLVCEMSQLFQEFYSGHRSPHIPFRLLHLVWTHARHLAGYEQQDAHEFLIAALDVLHRHCKGDDNGKKANNPNHCNCIIDQIFTGGLQSDVTCQVCHGVSTTIDPFWDISLDLPGSSTPFWPLSPGSDGNVNGESHPTGATTLTDCLRRFTRPEHLGSSAKIKCSGCHSYQESTKQLTMKRLPIVACFHLKRFEHSAKLRRKITTYVSFPLELDMTPFMASSKESRMNGQYQQPVDTLNNDNKYALFAVVNHQGTLESGHYTTFIRQHKDQWFKCDDAIITKASIKDVLDSEGYLLFYHKQFLEYE from the exons gcGAAGTCATGTATGTGTCACATGTGCGGCGCCCACCTGAACCGGCTCCACTCCTGTCTCCACTGTGTCTTCTTCGGCTGCTTCACAAAGAAACACATTCACGAGCACGCCAAGACCAAGAGACACAATTTAG ctatAGACCTTTTGTACGGTGGAATTTACTGCTTCGTGTGCCAAGACTACATATACGATAAAGACATGGAACAGATTGCCAAAGAAGAACAAAGGAAAGCGTGGAAATTGCAAG GTATTGGAGAGAAATATTCTACGTGGGAACCCACCAAGCGAGAACTGGAGCTGCTTCGACACAACCCGAAACGACGGAAAATAACCGCAAACTGCACCATAG GTCTGAGGGGTTTGATAAACCTGGGCAACACCTGCTTCATGAACTGTATTGTTCAGGCTCTGACCCACACTCCGCTGCTGAGGGACTTCTTCCTGTCCGACAGGCACAAGTGCGAGATGCAGGCCAACTCCTGCCTGGTATGTGAGATGTCTCAGCTCTTTCAGGAG ttctaCTCGGGCCACCGCTCCCCCCACATTCCCTTCCGGCTGCTGCACCTGGTTTGGACACATGCTCGCCACCTGGCCGGTTATGAGCAGCAGGACGCTCACGAGTTCCTCATCGCCGCTCTAGATGTCCTGCACCGCCACTGCAAAG GAGACGATAATGGGAAGAAGGCCAACAATCCCAATCACTGCAACTGCATCATTGACCAAATCTTCACTGGCGGCCTCCAGTCTGACGTCACCTGTCAAGTCTGCCA CGGTGTTTCCACGACGATAGACCCGTTCTGGGACATCAGTCTGGACCTGCCTGGATCCTCCACTCCGTTCTGGCCACTCAGCCCTGGTTCTGACGGCAACGTGAACGGAGAGAGTCACCCCACTGGAGCAACCACACTAACGGACTGCTTACGCAG GTTTACCCGACCTGAACACTTAGGAAGCAGCGCTAAGATAAAATGCAGCGGTTGTCATAGTTACCAAGAGTCCACCAAACAGCTGACCATGAAGAGGCTTCCCATCGTGGCTTGTTTCCACCTCAAA cGGTTTGAGCATTCAGCTAAACTGCGCAGGAAGATCACCACCTACGTCTCCTTCCCCCTGGAACTGGACATGACTCCTTTCATGGCATCCAG TAAAGAGAGCCGGATGAATGGACAGTACCAGCAGCCTGTAGACACACTAAACAATGACAACAA GTATGCTCTGTTTGCAGTAGTGAATCATCAGGGCACGTTGGAGAGCGGTCACTACACCACGTTTATCCGCCAGCATAAGGACCAATGGTTTAAATGTGATGACGCCATCATCACTAAAGCCAGCATTAAGGATGTGCTGGACAGTGAAGG GTACCTGTTGTTTTATCACAAACAGTTCCTCGAATATGAATAA
- the usp22 gene encoding ubiquitin carboxyl-terminal hydrolase 22 isoform X2, with product MSPAGCSHVNGFKVDNWKQNLRVIYQCFVWSGSAETRKRKAKSCMCHMCGAHLNRLHSCLHCVFFGCFTKKHIHEHAKTKRHNLAIDLLYGGIYCFVCQDYIYDKDMEQIAKEEQRKAWKLQGIGEKYSTWEPTKRELELLRHNPKRRKITANCTIGLRGLINLGNTCFMNCIVQALTHTPLLRDFFLSDRHKCEMQANSCLVCEMSQLFQEFYSGHRSPHIPFRLLHLVWTHARHLAGYEQQDAHEFLIAALDVLHRHCKDDNGKKANNPNHCNCIIDQIFTGGLQSDVTCQVCHGVSTTIDPFWDISLDLPGSSTPFWPLSPGSDGNVNGESHPTGATTLTDCLRRFTRPEHLGSSAKIKCSGCHSYQESTKQLTMKRLPIVACFHLKRFEHSAKLRRKITTYVSFPLELDMTPFMASSKESRMNGQYQQPVDTLNNDNKYALFAVVNHQGTLESGHYTTFIRQHKDQWFKCDDAIITKASIKDVLDSEGYLLFYHKQFLEYE from the exons gcGAAGTCATGTATGTGTCACATGTGCGGCGCCCACCTGAACCGGCTCCACTCCTGTCTCCACTGTGTCTTCTTCGGCTGCTTCACAAAGAAACACATTCACGAGCACGCCAAGACCAAGAGACACAATTTAG ctatAGACCTTTTGTACGGTGGAATTTACTGCTTCGTGTGCCAAGACTACATATACGATAAAGACATGGAACAGATTGCCAAAGAAGAACAAAGGAAAGCGTGGAAATTGCAAG GTATTGGAGAGAAATATTCTACGTGGGAACCCACCAAGCGAGAACTGGAGCTGCTTCGACACAACCCGAAACGACGGAAAATAACCGCAAACTGCACCATAG GTCTGAGGGGTTTGATAAACCTGGGCAACACCTGCTTCATGAACTGTATTGTTCAGGCTCTGACCCACACTCCGCTGCTGAGGGACTTCTTCCTGTCCGACAGGCACAAGTGCGAGATGCAGGCCAACTCCTGCCTGGTATGTGAGATGTCTCAGCTCTTTCAGGAG ttctaCTCGGGCCACCGCTCCCCCCACATTCCCTTCCGGCTGCTGCACCTGGTTTGGACACATGCTCGCCACCTGGCCGGTTATGAGCAGCAGGACGCTCACGAGTTCCTCATCGCCGCTCTAGATGTCCTGCACCGCCACTGCAAAG ACGATAATGGGAAGAAGGCCAACAATCCCAATCACTGCAACTGCATCATTGACCAAATCTTCACTGGCGGCCTCCAGTCTGACGTCACCTGTCAAGTCTGCCA CGGTGTTTCCACGACGATAGACCCGTTCTGGGACATCAGTCTGGACCTGCCTGGATCCTCCACTCCGTTCTGGCCACTCAGCCCTGGTTCTGACGGCAACGTGAACGGAGAGAGTCACCCCACTGGAGCAACCACACTAACGGACTGCTTACGCAG GTTTACCCGACCTGAACACTTAGGAAGCAGCGCTAAGATAAAATGCAGCGGTTGTCATAGTTACCAAGAGTCCACCAAACAGCTGACCATGAAGAGGCTTCCCATCGTGGCTTGTTTCCACCTCAAA cGGTTTGAGCATTCAGCTAAACTGCGCAGGAAGATCACCACCTACGTCTCCTTCCCCCTGGAACTGGACATGACTCCTTTCATGGCATCCAG TAAAGAGAGCCGGATGAATGGACAGTACCAGCAGCCTGTAGACACACTAAACAATGACAACAA GTATGCTCTGTTTGCAGTAGTGAATCATCAGGGCACGTTGGAGAGCGGTCACTACACCACGTTTATCCGCCAGCATAAGGACCAATGGTTTAAATGTGATGACGCCATCATCACTAAAGCCAGCATTAAGGATGTGCTGGACAGTGAAGG GTACCTGTTGTTTTATCACAAACAGTTCCTCGAATATGAATAA